From the genome of Nicotiana sylvestris chromosome 2, ASM39365v2, whole genome shotgun sequence, one region includes:
- the LOC138885295 gene encoding uncharacterized protein, with product MAAPPNFEEGQSTYRPPRFNGQYYGWWKTCMHDFMMVEDSELWDIICDGPHVPMKKLEETGPIVPKGRKEYSDIDRKAIEKNYRAQKILMCGIGPDKYNRVSACDTAKEIWEALQIAHTKELLRFTSIINELHSLGNVIPRNKLVRKILSILSGSWESKTYEIKRKKDSERREPKKEKNLLLKAESSDSSNEDSDMPILLRDFKRWFEEMVVYQSGAVQEQYKQNPDKAAKRNLVPDKRFNRKSATNNIVKQALAAWGDSSSESEREPNAENSSMMAVETEAMKYDSLFARMAQSDDDEEDEDDEEALNERITSVENERDDLMVVVIDLQETIEGLSNEKHTLEGKIATTEEERDDLLVICTDLEEIIEGL from the exons atggctgctccacccaactttgaggaaggacaatcaacctacagacctcccagattcaatggtcagtactatggTTGGTGGAAGACCTGCATGCATGATTTTATGATGGTAGAAGATTCAGAACTAtgggacatcatttgtgatggtccacatgtccCCATGAAGAAGCTTGAAGAAACAGGACCAATAGTACCGAAAGGCAGAAAAGAGTACAGCGACATTGACAGAAAAGCtatagaaaagaactatcgtgccCAGAAAATCTTGATGTGTGGCATAGGACCTGATAAGTACAATAGAGTCTCAGCTTGTGAcactgccaaagaaatatgggaagcattGCAAATCGCAcacacgaaggaactactcag attcacctccatcataaatgagcttcattcacttggaAATGTCATTCctagaaacaagcttgtaaggaaaatcctcagtATTCTATCTggttcttgggaaagtaag acatacgagataaaaagaaagaaagatagtgaaagaagagagcctaagaaggaaaagaacctgttACTCAAAGCTGAAAGTAGTGACTCAAGTAATGAAGATAGTGACATgcctatcttactaagagatttcaaaagatggttcgaagaaatggtggtataccaaagtGGGGCAGTTCAA GAGCAATATAAACAAAATCCTgacaaagcagcaaaaaggaacctggttccagacAAACGATTCAATCGAAAAAGTGCTACTAACAATATTGTTAAGCAGgctcttgctgcttggggagactcctctagtGAATCCGAAAGGgaaccaaatgcagaaaatagttccatgatggcagtggaaactgaagcaatGAAGTATGATTCACTATTCGCACGGATGGCTcagtctgatgatgatgaagaagatgaagacgatgag GAAGCCTTGAATGAAAGAATAACTAGTGTGGAAAATGAGAGAGACGACCTGATGGTAGTAGTTATTGATCTACaagaaacaatagaaggtctTAGCAATGAGAAACACACCTTAGAAGGAAAAATTGCAACTACTGAGGAAGAGAGGGATGACCTTTTAGTGATATGTACTGATCTAGAGGAAATCATTGAGGGACTCTAG